CCAACAGCCAGAATGAATCCCCTCTACTTTTAGGTCAGAACGTTTCCTCTGTGAACCTACTTTGTTCCATCCTCGCTAtttgctcctcatcctcttcctccctgcagCTGTCAGAGCTGGATCTGTCCAGATGGTTTCCTCTCTAATAGCCGGAGGAGCTCGGGTGGGGCAGGTTTGTCTGAGAAGGTGGACGGCCATGCACGAGGCCTCCAGATCGGGGTGTGTTCACGtcatggagctgctgctgcagaacgGAGGCCAGGTTTCACAGACGGACCAGCATGGAGTGACTCCTCTGGGCATCGCTGCAGAATACAGCCACCCTGAGGTCCTGGAGCTCCTCATCAGACACGGTGACTGGGATTGATCCATTAATTGGTGGTTCTGAAAAACTTTATCCAGTAACGTGTTTTACAGTCCATCCACTGCTGCCCTCAAGTGGATCATGGACTCACTTTTTCTGCAGCCTTTTGTCAGTTTTGAGCTGTAGATAAAATATTCTCCCATGATAAATTAAATGACCCCCTTCAAGTATAAAACTTTAAAAGTATGTTAAAGTGTGTTACAAGtattttgagatattttaattttcagtccCCAATATGGGTCAGACTCCAAAATTGTTGTatatttcccatgatgcagctCTTCTAATGGGAAGGGCTCTTCCCTGAGTGGAATACAGACAGCTTTCAAACACTCTACTTCTGAATAGAAATTATATTCTTGGACTTAATAAGGAATTGGAAACGTCACTGATAGATGTAATGGATAAAATAATTCCATTTTCATCTTAACCACCTCTGATTTTCACCTTAAGGCGCTGACGTAAACGCCCAGGCGCCAAACGGCGACAGCGTTCTGTACGACGCCGCAGGATCGGGGAATCCTGACTGCATCAATATCCTCCTGCAGCACGGAGCGAATCCCAACATCCGCAACCTGAGCTTCCAGCTGCCTGTCCACCGGGCTGCATATGAAGGACACTACctgtgagtgggggggggggctagaaCCAGGAACATGTCAAACAAGTCGTATTTGATCTGAATTGCATCAGGTATGAACACTTAACTACAGCTTCTCTCATCAGAGCTTTGAGGACTTTGATCCCCATCACCACCAGACGGGCCCTGCGGTTGTCGGGTCACAGCCCGGTCCATTCCGCTGCTGacggaggccacgcccactgcctggagctgctgctccagaAAGGATTCGATGTCAACGCGCTTCTAGCTCCTCACATCTCTGAAAATTACGGAGACATGAGGCGAAGCCCGCTATACTTTGCTGTGTCCAACGGGGACGTGACCTGTACGGACATTCTGCTgaggtcaggggccaaacccgACCTGGACCCGCTGCGCTGCCTCCTGGTGGCGGTCAGGTCGGGGCGCTACGAGATcgtgaagctgctgctggcgGCCAAAGCGGACGTGAACTGTTACTTCACGGCCGTGAACGACACCGTGTTTCCCACGGCGCTGCAGTACTGCCTGAAAGACGAGGTGATGATGAGGCTGCTGCTCAACAACGGCTACGATGCTGACAAGTGTTTCTCTTGTCACCACGACGACAACTGGGAGGCCCTGAATGTGTTCATTTACCCACAACAGCTGGAAGAAAAAGTTGCTGTGAGTTCCTCTCTTTTCTGTAAAGGTAATGTTTGAAGGGATGTATGACAGAAGGATTGATTCTATAGTTCCAAACAAAGACAAGATGCTGACAATGAGCTTTGTTCAGTCGTTTGAAAGATAACCGATCATCAGTTCATTCAAAGATAACCTGGAAGCATCTAAAAGGGACTAAAGTGACATTGTAAAAGGTGATATCTCCACCATTGTTATGTATAACCAGTAAAACAAGCTGTCGTTTGTGTGTCCAGTTCTGTGATTTTGTCGGCGTCTCCTGGCTGGAGAACCTGGTGGGCCGAGTCGTGTCGATACTCCTGGAGTACGTGGGTCACGTTTCTCTCTGCAGCAAACTGACGAAGACCCTGGAGAGACACAAGGAGTGGCCTCACATTCACAGGATCACAAGTGAGTCAAAAACCAGGACATTTTCCTGCTTCTGGTAGATCACAATGTCTCTCCTGACCCTCTGAATACCGACTGTTGTTCTCCGTGGTCCAGATACCCCCCGGTCTCTGTGTCACCTGGCCAGAGTGGTGATCAGGAAACACCTGAGATGCAGCGACCTGGTGTTCGTCCTGATGCCCAACAGGCTGAAGGACTACCTGCTGTTCAAAGAGAACGACCTGTATGCTAAAATCATCTGCAGGGAGGACTGAGAGGGGGACGATTTCTATCACTGAGTCTTAACTGTTACGCATTACGTTGTTTTTCACATTGTTTCAAAGGAATATTGTCTAAACTTATTTCCGACACAGTTGCTGCACTGTATTTCCAGTCATTATCGGTCAGTCTGCCGCCATCATCAGGTGGTTTCTGGGACTCACATGTTGTAGATAGAAACATCTTGAAGGTTATAGATATGACTTGAgaattattcatatttaaaa
This region of Antennarius striatus isolate MH-2024 chromosome 4, ASM4005453v1, whole genome shotgun sequence genomic DNA includes:
- the LOC137594497 gene encoding ankyrin repeat and SOCS box protein 15-like, whose protein sequence is MDAVDEMDEDELLDYNLQMNIQESCQRERLTGSGRSDALKLLEAIKQGDLLTLQELCDFPAAFSQVDERGWYPLHRAAVQPLVPVLEMVLYASFSLSLEEKTSGGETFLTLAVTAGLVGNVKMLLDHGASPHTTNSQNESPLLLAVRAGSVQMVSSLIAGGARVGQVCLRRWTAMHEASRSGCVHVMELLLQNGGQVSQTDQHGVTPLGIAAEYSHPEVLELLIRHGADVNAQAPNGDSVLYDAAGSGNPDCINILLQHGANPNIRNLSFQLPVHRAAYEGHYLALRTLIPITTRRALRLSGHSPVHSAADGGHAHCLELLLQKGFDVNALLAPHISENYGDMRRSPLYFAVSNGDVTCTDILLRSGAKPDLDPLRCLLVAVRSGRYEIVKLLLAAKADVNCYFTAVNDTVFPTALQYCLKDEVMMRLLLNNGYDADKCFSCHHDDNWEALNVFIYPQQLEEKVAFCDFVGVSWLENLVGRVVSILLEYVGHVSLCSKLTKTLERHKEWPHIHRITNTPRSLCHLARVVIRKHLRCSDLVFVLMPNRLKDYLLFKENDLYAKIICRED